In Scleropages formosus chromosome 10, fSclFor1.1, whole genome shotgun sequence, a single genomic region encodes these proteins:
- the rab4b gene encoding ras-related protein Rab-4B, with translation MSETYDFLFKFLVIGSAGTGKSCLLHQFIESKFKQDSNHTIGVEFGSRVVNVGGKTVKLQIWDTAGQERFRSVTRSYYRGAAGALLVYDITSRETYNALTNWLTDARTLASPNIVIILCGNKKDLDADREVTFLEASRFAQENELMFLETSALTGENVEEAFLKCARTILNKIESGELDPERMGSGIQYGDASLRQLRQSQGSTTQNKQQCTC, from the exons ATTTCCTCTTCAAGTTCCTGGTGATTGGCAGCGCTGGGACAGGGAAGTCCTGTCTCCTCCACCAGTTCATTGAGAGCAAAT tcaaacaggactcaaaccacaccATAGGAGTAGAGTTTGGATCACGGGTTGTGAATGTTGGGGGAAAGACTGTCAAACTGCAGATCTGGGACACAGCTGGGCAAGAGCGATTCAG ATCAGTGACTCGCAGTTACTACCGGGGGGCAGCCGGAGCTCTACTAGTCTATGACATCACAAG CCGCGAGACATACAACGCTCTGACCAATTGGCTGACGGATGCAAGGACATTGGCAAGCCCCAATATTGTCATCATCCTCTGTGGGAACAAGAAGGACTTGGATGCTGACCGGGAAGTGACCTTCCTGGAGGCTTCACGCTTTGCCCAGGAGAACG AGCTCATGTTCCTGGAGACAAGCGCCCTGACAGGAGAGAATGTGGAGGAGGCTTTCCTCAAGTGTGCTCGTACCATCCTTAACAAGATTGAGTCAG GCGAGTTGGACCCAGAGCGGATGGGCTCTGGAATCCAGTATGGCGATGCCTCCCTCAGGCAGCTGCGACAGTCTCAGGGGTCCACAACACAAAACAAGCAGCAGTGTACCTGCTAG